A single Lactuca sativa cultivar Salinas chromosome 8, Lsat_Salinas_v11, whole genome shotgun sequence DNA region contains:
- the LOC111904383 gene encoding putative late blight resistance protein homolog R1B-16 produces the protein MADRGLIPLIKKLKNSNRRARNDFLYVDRVHWQKKMRVYLDHLVNHLKKMMLGYENVEVKGMINKMEVLARGLFDSHDGFEKSWMDTILEITEELCNIRYGSNVEGEEIVGFDDDVETLLDQLTQTSIKRFQVISIVGMAGIGKTTLARKLHNDPLIEYHFDIRAWTCVSQIYVKRDLLLGILTSFIYDLTEEIHKMSDEQLGEKLYRLLKGRRYLVVLDDIWDFKAWNDLQIYFPDDKVGSRVVFTSRDIDISLHVGAARASHVLRLRTTDESWDIFQMNVFRSGICPSYLEPTGREIVRKCEGLPLAIVIASGLVKNQSSYKPSWWKQIALSLRSFMDRDPRQYMDTLSLSYNHLPPHLRWCFLFVGVFPEDYEIPVTKLIWLWIAQGFIHDQGGSRILEDVAKDFMMDLIRRSLLMIAKKRDDGQIKACRIHDLLRELCLRKAKEETFSSEVEVYRYAPVEYFSTSGTISSGLCYPFELGRVLHDGGLVLSETYKSLRILDVESIQIALFPSDVVQLVSLRYLAIQAHQGSPQESISNLVNLQMLIISSRKNVVLPKTIWNMVNLRHLYIKSGENIIEEPCFVQASTGTDDCGSGLGSLQTLSQVSPESCHNIFSKTPNLRKLGFCGPLISSLGDLEFPNTSCLQNLKELKLFNTVTYPEPTRSCNPIMFPEMLKKLTLSNIGMDWEEMWTFSLLPNLEVLKLKFNACIGERWETSDAEFARLKILKLQGLELREWECSKDNFPCLQRLVVHHCLKLKSIPLEVGRILTLELIEVQGCNVSANASALKIKEEQESEGNSFLSVHATKNVSRNLTFPAHNINTSYIRLMASLLRTDS, from the exons ATGGCTGATCGGGGTCTTATACCTCTCATCAAGAAGTTGAAGAATAGTAATAGAAGAGCTAGAAATGATTTCTTATATGTTGATAGAGTACATTGGCAGAAAAAGATGCGTGTATATTTGGATCATCTGGTGAATCACCTCAAGAAGATGATGCTAGGGTATGAAAATGTGGAAGTAAAAGGCATGATTAATAAAATGGAAGTGCTGGCTAGGGGATTATTTGATTCACATGATGGATTTGAAAAAAGCTGGATGGATACGATATTAGAGATTACTGAAGAACTCTGTAACATCAGATATGGATCAAACGTAGAAGGAGAAGAAATCGTGGGGTTCGATGACGATGTAGAAACACTACTTGACCAACTTACTCAAACTTCAATAAAGCGATTCCAGGTTATATCCATCGTAGGAATGGCTGGGATTGGAAAGACGACTTTGGCTAGAAAACTGCACAACGATCCACTAATTGAATATCACTTTGACATTCGAGCATGGACATGTGTTTCTCAAATATATGTGAAGAGGGATTTGTTACTTGGCATATTGACCTCTTTTATTTATGATCTTACAGAGGAGATCCATAAAATGAGCGATGAACAGTTGGGGGAAAAGCTGTACAGACTTTTAAAGGGTCGTAGATATCTGGTGGTGTTGGATGATATCTGGGATTTTAAGGCCTGGAATGATCTCCAAATTTATTTTCCAGATGACAAAGTGGGAAGTCGAGTTGTATTTACTAGCCGTGACATAGACATTAGTTTACATGTAGGGGCAGCAAGAGCTTCTCATGTTTTGCGTCTTCGTACTACAGATGAAAGTTGGGATATATTTCAGATGAATGTATTTAGATCCGGAATATGCCCTTCTTATTTGGAGCCAACTGGAAGGGAGATAGTAAGAAAATGTGAGGGTTTGCCTCTTGCCATTGTTATAGCTTCAGGTCTTGTGAAAAATCAATCGTCATATAAACCCAGTTGGTGGAAGCAAATTGCTCTTAGTTTGCGTTCATTTATGGATCGTGATCCAAGACAATACATGGACACACTTTCTTTGAGCTACAACCATCTGCCTCCTCACCTAAGATGGTGTTTTCTCTTTGTTGGTGTATTTCCTGAGGACTATGAGATTCCTGTGACAAAGTTGATCTGGCTTTGGATTGCTCAAGGATTCATACATGATCAAGGTGGAAGCAGAATCTTGGAGGATGTTGCAAAGGATTTCATGATGGATTTAATCAGGAGAAGCCTCCTAATGATTGCCAAAAAAAGGGATGATGGCCAAATTAAAGCATGCCGCATCCATGACTTGTTGCGGGAGCTGTGCTTGAGAAAAGCCAAGGAAGAAACTTTTTCTTCAGAAGTAGAAGTTTACAGGTATGCTCCTGTTGAGTATTTTTCAACTTCAGGTACCATCAGCTCTGGTTTGTGTTATCCATTTGAGTTGGGCAGAGTTCTCCATGATGGTGGATTAGTTCTTAGTGAAACATACAAATCCCTTAGGATTCTAGATGTCGAGTCTATCCAAATTGCCTTATTTCCTTCTGACGTGGTTCAACTGGTTAGTCTGAGATACTTGGCCATCCAAGCTCATCAAGGAAGTCCTCAAGAATCAATATCCAACCTTGTCAACCTACAAATGTTAATAATATCATCAAGGAAGAATGTTGTTTTACCAAAAACCATATGGAACATGGTCAATCTAAGGCACCTATATATCAAATCAGGGGAAAACATTATCGAAGAGCCTTGTTTCGTACAAGCTTCAACAGGGACTGATGATTGTGGCAGTGGGTTGGGTAGCCTGCAAACCTTATCCCAAGTCAGTCCCGAATCTTGCCACAATATATTTTCAAAGACTCCCAATCTTAGGAAGCTTGGGTTTTGTGGACCCCTAATTTCAAGCCTAGGTGATCTGGAATTTCCAAATACAAGCTGCTTGCAGAACCTAAAAGAACTGAAGTTATTTAATACGGTTACGTACCCTGAACCAACAAGGTCTTGCAATCCTATTATGTTCCCTGAAATGCTAAAGAAACTTACATTGTCAAACATTGGGATGGATTGGGAAGAGATGTGGACATTCTCCTTGCTACCTAACCTGGAggttttgaaattaaaatttaatgCATGCATTGGAGAAAGATGGGAGACAAGCGATGCAGAGTTTGCACGACTTAAGATATTGAAACTACAAGGGTTGGAGTTAAGAGAATGGGAATGTTCAAAGGATAACTTCCCCTGTCTACAACGTTTAGTGGTTCATCACTGCTTAAAACTCAAGAGTATCCCACTGGAAGTAGGCAGGATCTTGACACTGGAGCTGATTGAGGTACAGGGGTGTAACGTGTCTGCTAACGCCTCTGCACTAAAAATCAAAGAAGAGCAAGAGAGTGAAGGGAACTCCTTCTTGAGTGTCCATGCAACCAAaaatgtttcaagaaatttgaCATTCCCAG CTCACAACATCAATACATCATACATCCGGCTGATGGCGAGTTTGCTAAGAACAGACAGTTGA
- the LOC111904382 gene encoding putative late blight resistance protein homolog R1A-10: MADALAVHLAELLKLLESQDHMEDIIEAFNVLMNYLKEMMRGYENNEMYVLFTKIEQWKTSIRHWYYFEPESTPKDMIIENCEKLCDIRFSSNIDGDEIVVGFDDEVQTLLDQLTRTSTKHFQVISITGMAGLGKTTLARKLYKNPLIEYMFDIRAWTCVSQVYSKRDLLLGILRSFIHDCIDETYTMRDEQLGEKLYRLLKGRKYLVVFDDIWDCMAWNDLKIYFPDDKVGSRVVFTSRDIDVSLHVRASITAHILRLRTENESWDIFQKNVFRIGICPSWLEVVGREIAKKCQGLPLAIVITAGCLQNKWSLFSWIEVSRNLHSLMVRDPSQYMDSLVLSYENLPPHLRHSFLFLGVFPEDYEIPVTKLIWLWIAQGLIHPIGNRVVEDIADGFLRELIKRSLLMTTKKTANGQIKACRIHDLLRDLCLRKAKEECFLPQIYMRVPSQRPSLVPAIHLSWAMFKLLDQLVSERYESLMILDMESVPISIFPSGVSQLSNLRYLAIQARDGSPEASISKLVNLQMLIILSRKNIVMPKTIWDMANLRHICIKGGENLIEEKNGCCSGLGSLQTLSQVSPHSCHNIFSRTPNLRKLGFCGPLISNLGDLEFPNIRSLKHLQKLKLSNTIPYPELTRSCNPLMFPSNLKKLTLSNIGLDWDETWTFAWLPNLEVLKLRVHACVGEKWETSDTVFQRLRVLKLHDLDLRQWVSSCDTFPRLQCLVVRHCLNLESIPMGLGKILTLDMIEVSGCSSSAHYSALEIQKKQEQEGNCFLKVNATNNVSGSRSEDLTEQPTEF; this comes from the coding sequence gtatgttctgtttacaAAAATAGAACAATGGAAAACTTCCATTCGTCATTGGTATTATTTTGAACCAGAATCAACACCAAAGGATATGATCATAGAGAATTGTGAAAAACTCTGTGACATCAGATTTAGCTCAAACATAGATGGAGACGAAATTGTTGTGGGCTTTGATGATGAAGTGCAAACATTACTTGATCAACTTACTCGAACTTCAACAAAGCATTTCCAAGTTATCTCAATCACAGGAATGGCTGGACTTGGTAAGACGACTTTAGCAAGAAAGTTGTACAAAAATCCGTTAATTGAGTACATGTTTGACATTCGAGCATGGACTTGTGTTTCTCAAGTATATTCGAAGAGAGATTTGTTACTAGGGATATTAAGATCTTTCATCCATGATTGTATAGACGAGACGTATACAATGAGAGACGAACAGTTGGGGGAAAAGCTATATAGACTCTTAAAGGGTAGAAAATATTTGGTAGTCTTTGATGATATCTGGGATTGTATGGCCTGGAATGATCTCAAAATTTATTTTCCAGATGACAAAGTTGGAAGCCGAGTTGTCTTTACCAGTCGTGACATTGATGTGAGTTTACATGTAAGGGCGTCCATAACTGCTCACATCTTGCGTCTCCGTACTGAAAATGAAAGTTGGGACATATTTCAGAAGAACGTATTTAGAATCGGAATATGCCCTTCTTGGTTGGAGGTGGTTGGAAGGGAAATAGCAAAAAAATGTCAAGGTTTGCCTCTTGCAATTGTTATAACTGCAGGTTGTTTGCAGAATAAATGGTCACTTTTCTCGTGGATAGAAGTTTCTAGAAATCTACATTCGTTAATGGTTCGTGATCCAAGTCAATACATGGACTCGCTGGTGTTAAGCTATGAAAATTTACCTCCTCACCTAAGGCATAGTTTTCTCTTTCTTGGAGTATTTCCTGAGGACTATGAGATCCCAGTGACAAAATTGATTTGGCTATGGATTGCTCAAGGACTCATACATCCAATTGGAAACAGAGTGGTGGAGGATATTGCAGATGGTTTCTTGAGGGAATTAATCAAGAGAAGTCTGCTTATGACTACCAAAAAGACGGCTAATGGCCAAATTAAAGCATGTCGTATCCATGACTTATTGCGGGATTTGTGTTTGAGAAAAGCCAAGGAAGAATGTTTTTTGCCACAGATATATATGAGAGTACCATCACAAAGACCCTCTCTGGTTCCTGCTATCCATTTGAGTTGGGCCATGTTCAAGTTGCTGGATCAGTTAGTTAGTGAAAGATATGAATCCCTTATGATTCTAGATATGGAGTCTGTCCCTATCTCCATATTTCCATCTGGCGTATCACAGCTTTCTAATTTGAGATACTTGGCTATCCAAGCTCGTGATGGAAGTCCCGAAGCATCAATATCAAAGCTTGTCAACCTACAAATGCTGATAATATTATCGAGGAAGAATATTGTTATGCCAAAAACCATATGGGATATGGCAAATCTAAGGCACATATGTATCAAAGGAGGGGAAAATCTTATCGAGGAGAAGAATGGTTGTTGCAGTGGGTTGGGTAGCCTGCAAACCTTATCCCAAGTAAGTCCTCACTCATGCCACAATATATTTTCAAGGACTCCCAATCTTAGGAAGCTTGGATTTTGTGGCCCCTTGATATCAAACCTAGGTGATCTTGAATTTCCAAATATCCGCTCTTTGAAGCACCTTCAAAAGCTGAAGTTATCAAATACAATTCCCTACCCTGAACTAACGAGGTCGTGCAATCCTCTTATGTTTCCTTCAAATCTAAAGAAACTGACATTGTCAAATATTGGGTTGGATTGGGATGAGACGTGGACCTTCGCATGGCTACCAAATCTCGAGGTTCTAAAATTAAGAGTTCATGCCTGCGTTGGAGAAAAGTGGGAAACAAGCGACACGGTATTTCAGAGACTGAGAGTCTTGAAATTGCATGATTTGGACTTGAGGCAATGGGTAAGCTCTTGCGATACTTTCCCAAGGCTGCAATGTTTGGTGGTTCGCCATTGCTTAAATCTTGAAAGCATCCCAATGGGTTTAGGGAAGATTCTGACACTGGATATGATTGAAGTAAGCGGGTGTAGTAGTTCTGCACATTACTCAGCATTAGAAATTCAGAAAAAACAAGAGCAAGAAGGAAACTGTTTCTTGAAAGTCAATGCAACCAACAATGTTTCAGGTAGTCGCTCAGAAGACTTAACCGAACAACCAACAGAGTTTTAG